The Vibrio echinoideorum DNA window ACACATGCTTTCTAGGCACAGCTTCAATGCACTTCTAAAGACCTTAGAAGAGCCGCCTGAGTATGTGAAGTTCTTGCTAGCAACGACGGATCCACAGAAACTTCCAGTGACTATTTTGTCGCGTTGTCTGCAGTTCCATCTTAAGCCGATCAGCGTTGACAATATTCACGAACAACTCGACCATATTCTTGAACAAGAAAATGTGACGTCTGAGTCTCGTGCGCTCGGAATGATTGCTCATGCTGCTGATGGCAGTATGCGTGATGCTCTGAGTTTAACGGATCAAGCGATCGCGTTAGGTAACGGTAATGTAGCAACAGATACGGTTGCTCACATGCTCGGTACACTTGATACCGACCAAGCGATCCATCTTCTTGAGGCTATCAGCAGCAAACAACCGCAAGCGGCAATGGCGTGTATTCAAAGCCTTGCTGAAAATGGCGTGGAATGGGATGGGTTATTGAGTCAACTTGCGACTCAATTGCATCGTCTGGCCATGTACCAAGCGCTACCATCAACCTTAGATAAAGCGCAGCCTGATGCTGAGAGATTAGAACTGCTTAGCAAAGCGTTAAGTCCACAAGATATCCAGCTGTACTATCAGATTGTGCTGAAAGGGCGTCAAGACCTACCATTATCACCAACCGCTCGTGTTGGAATTGAGATGGTGGTTCTGCGTATGTTGGCATTCAGACCTACAGAGCAAGTTAGTGCGACAGCTATCTCGACTGAATCGACTAGCCCAGCGGCAGCAGTTCAAGCACAGGCTCCAGCTCAGAGTGTTGCTCAGCCTGTGAGTCAACCAGCGCCAACGGCAGCTCCAAGACAGCCAGCTCAGGCTCCTGCGGTTTCACAGCCTCAAGTGCAGCGACAAGCTTCTCAACAAGCTCCTGTTCAGCAGCCAGTGCAACAGCAACAGCAGAATCCAGCACAATATTCAGATTCGCAAGGTTACGCCGATCACTCCGGCAACCAAGGGTATCCAGAACAGGATTACCCGCACAGCCAGTATGATGCGCCACCGACTTACGATGAACGTCCAAGTTACAGTGCAGAGCAGCCTCAGCAACAACAAACGAATTATCAGAGCCAGAGTCCGGTTCAACAATCAAGCGCTGCTCCTTCTGCTTCACAAGAGCAATCAGCGCGTGCAACTTCGCCTGTGAGTGGCTTACGCCACCAATTGCGTTCTCAACGCAGAGGCAGTGCTGCACCAGAAAATAAAGGCTCAGCGCCAAAAAAGACTAAAGCGACACCTGCGAAAACTTCAGTTCTTGACCGAGTTGCCCAGCAACACGGTAGTTCTGAGCGGGTGTCGCCAGCTTCTTTATCTACCTCTTCGACAGAAAATGTGACCAATGATAATGAACCTTATCGCTGGAAACCGTCTAAACCTGTAGTCAAAGAGGTGAGCAAAGAGCTTACACCCACTCAGATCAAGCGCGCGCTTGAGCATATTAAGACACCAGAAATGGTCGATAAATTGCTTCAAGAATCTATTGCTCAAGATGAATGGTCCGCCACGATTCAAAGGCTAGAGACAGCAAAGCTTGTTGAACAGTTAGCATTGAATTCAGTATTTGCTAAGAATGACACATCGATAACCTTAACGTTAAGAGCGAGCCAGGCTCACTTGAATACGGACCGTGCTCAGAGTGAGCTATTACAGTCTCTCAATACGGTACTAGGCGAAGAGTGTCATTTGAGTGTTGAAATCGGTGACGGTGGAGAAACGCCTCTCGAGTTAAGAGAGCGGTTGTATCAAAGCAAGTTGAAAGACGCGTTTGCGAGCTTGGAAAACGATGCCAATGTACAATTTATCGAAAGACGTTTTGCTGCTGAACTAGATAGAGACAGCGTTCGTCCAATCTAGCGTTCCTTCAATATAACGTTCTTCCAATACAGATATGTCTTTCATTTGGTGATGGGCATATCATCCTTGGAAAGCAAATCAGAGAACTGAACTCGTGGGGTTGAATCACAATGCTTTAACCCCCATTTAAGCCCTTAGTAGCTTAAATGATTTTAATAAACCAATTAGACCAGAGAGTATTAACATGTTTGGTAAAGGCGGTATGGGCAACATGATGAAGCAAGCCCAGCAAATGCAAGAGCGCATGCAAAAGCTTCAAGAAGAAATCGCAAATATGGAAATTACAGGTGAGTCAGGTGCTGGCCTTGTAAAAATAACTATCACTGGTAGCCACAGCGTTCGCCGTGTTGATATCGATGAAAGCCTAATGGAAGACGATAAAGAGATGCTTGAAGATCTTATCGCTGCTGCTTTCAACGATGCGGCTCGTCGCGTTGAAGAGACTCAAAAAGAGAAAATGGCTGGCGTAACTGGTGGAATGCAACTTCCACCAGGTATGAAGATGCCTTTCTAAGTAACTTATTCTTAAAGGTTAATTCAAGTATTGGTTTGTGTTGAACAAACCGTTATTTGAAAATCAGAACGGTTAACTATGCGTACCAGTCATATGCTGGAGCATTTGATGGAGGCCTTACGTTGTCTACCTGGGGTTGGCCCCAAGTCGGCGCAGCGTATGGCCTTCCATTTGTTACAGCGCGATAGAAAAGGCGGCTTACAGTTAGCAGAGGCACTCAGTCAAGCAATGACAGAGATTGGTCACTGCAATGAATGTCGTACTTTTACTGAAGAAGATACCTGCCATATTTGTACTAATCCTAAACGTCAGGATAATGGTCAAATTTGCGTAGTAGAGAGCCCTGCAGATATTGCAGCAATTGAAGCAACTGGCCAATATTCAGGCCGTTACTTTGTGTTGATGGGGCACCTCTCACCACTTGATGGCATTGGTCCAAGTGATATCGGTCTTGATGTCTTGGACTATCGCTTACGTCGTGGTGATATCAACGAAGTTATTCTAGCGACCAATCCAACCGTCGAAGGTGAAGCGACTGCGCATTATATTGCTGAACTGTGTCATGCACATGAGGTGAATGCGAGCCGTATTGCTCACGGTGTCCCTGTTGGTGGAGAGTTAGAGTTGGTGGATGGCACTACGCTTTCGCACTCTTTACTCGGTCGTCATAAGATCTAAAAAAGCCGCTTGGTGAATCATCACTAAGCGGCTTTTTCTTTTTTTGTTATAAAGCTCTATTCTGAAACGCGTCTACTCTAAAACCTTTTCAAACGATTAATCAGAGCCACGTACGGCTTTGTAAATCGCCGCTCCGATCACGGCACCAATAATCGGTGCGACCCAGAATAACCATAACTGTGACACAGCCCAATCACCGACAAACACAGCTACGCCGGTACTTCGCGCAGGATTTACAGAGGTATTCGTCACGGGGATACTAATAAGGTGAATTAGAGTTAAACAAAGACCAATCGCGATAGGTGCAAACCCGGCTGGTGCTTTTGAATCGGTTGCTCCCATAATCACGAACAGGAATACCATGGTCATGACCACTTCACAGACCAGAGCAGCTGTTAGCGAATAACCACCAGGAGAGTGTTCACCATAACCATTAGCCGCGAAACCAGAGCCAACTACGTCGAATCCAGCTTGCCCAGATGCGATAACGTATAAAACTCCCCCAGCAATGAGGCCG harbors:
- a CDS encoding YbaB/EbfC family nucleoid-associated protein, translated to MFGKGGMGNMMKQAQQMQERMQKLQEEIANMEITGESGAGLVKITITGSHSVRRVDIDESLMEDDKEMLEDLIAAAFNDAARRVEETQKEKMAGVTGGMQLPPGMKMPF
- the aqpZ gene encoding aquaporin Z: MNRYIAEMFGTFWLVLGGCGSAVLAAGFPDVGIGLLGVSLAFGLTVLTMAFALGHISGCHLNPAITIGLWSGGRFDAKDVAPYIIAQVIGGLIAGGVLYVIASGQAGFDVVGSGFAANGYGEHSPGGYSLTAALVCEVVMTMVFLFVIMGATDSKAPAGFAPIAIGLCLTLIHLISIPVTNTSVNPARSTGVAVFVGDWAVSQLWLFWVAPIIGAVIGAAIYKAVRGSD
- the dnaX gene encoding DNA polymerase III subunit gamma/tau, with translation MSYLALARKWRPTKFKEVVGQAHVLTALENALSQNRLHHAYLFSGTRGVGKTTIGRLFAKGLNCETGITSTPCGECATCKEIDEGRFVDLLEIDAASRTKVEDTRELLDNVQYKPARGRFKVYLIDEVHMLSRHSFNALLKTLEEPPEYVKFLLATTDPQKLPVTILSRCLQFHLKPISVDNIHEQLDHILEQENVTSESRALGMIAHAADGSMRDALSLTDQAIALGNGNVATDTVAHMLGTLDTDQAIHLLEAISSKQPQAAMACIQSLAENGVEWDGLLSQLATQLHRLAMYQALPSTLDKAQPDAERLELLSKALSPQDIQLYYQIVLKGRQDLPLSPTARVGIEMVVLRMLAFRPTEQVSATAISTESTSPAAAVQAQAPAQSVAQPVSQPAPTAAPRQPAQAPAVSQPQVQRQASQQAPVQQPVQQQQQNPAQYSDSQGYADHSGNQGYPEQDYPHSQYDAPPTYDERPSYSAEQPQQQQTNYQSQSPVQQSSAAPSASQEQSARATSPVSGLRHQLRSQRRGSAAPENKGSAPKKTKATPAKTSVLDRVAQQHGSSERVSPASLSTSSTENVTNDNEPYRWKPSKPVVKEVSKELTPTQIKRALEHIKTPEMVDKLLQESIAQDEWSATIQRLETAKLVEQLALNSVFAKNDTSITLTLRASQAHLNTDRAQSELLQSLNTVLGEECHLSVEIGDGGETPLELRERLYQSKLKDAFASLENDANVQFIERRFAAELDRDSVRPI
- the recR gene encoding recombination mediator RecR; translated protein: MRTSHMLEHLMEALRCLPGVGPKSAQRMAFHLLQRDRKGGLQLAEALSQAMTEIGHCNECRTFTEEDTCHICTNPKRQDNGQICVVESPADIAAIEATGQYSGRYFVLMGHLSPLDGIGPSDIGLDVLDYRLRRGDINEVILATNPTVEGEATAHYIAELCHAHEVNASRIAHGVPVGGELELVDGTTLSHSLLGRHKI